The ANME-2 cluster archaeon genome contains a region encoding:
- a CDS encoding DEAD/DEAH box helicase, translating into MKDQIGAFDTIRDNFILYIKTAFGTRFPYIEDEREALLREPRVMCQEPWIEPLPVYQKSGKTISSLAEEDLSGLNEQEITDFKSLVSCGLFKDYELHAHQAEMLKKTLDCNNCIVTAGTGSGKTESFLLPLFAYLSRESSKWEAPGTPDSRVNNWWNDTQWQNSCIGDNKRIQHTYRIPQRGHEKREAAVRALIIYPMNALVEDQLTRLRKALDSDDARKWFQNDRQGNKIYFGRYNSSTPIPGHEFTKPGNPDKKRIEKLTKSLKEMDYAAKAAEKHSLETGENDAKFYFPRLDGSEMRSRWDMQDSPPDVLITNFSMLSIMLMREADEAIFEKT; encoded by the coding sequence ATGAAAGATCAAATAGGTGCATTTGATACAATAAGAGATAACTTTATTTTATACATAAAGACCGCGTTTGGTACTCGTTTTCCTTACATAGAGGATGAAAGGGAAGCACTTCTGCGGGAACCAAGGGTTATGTGCCAGGAACCGTGGATTGAACCGTTGCCAGTGTATCAAAAATCCGGAAAGACTATTTCAAGTTTAGCAGAAGAAGATCTTTCAGGATTGAATGAGCAGGAAATAACTGACTTTAAGTCTTTAGTTTCGTGCGGTTTGTTCAAAGACTACGAACTACATGCCCATCAGGCCGAAATGCTTAAAAAAACACTAGACTGCAATAATTGTATTGTTACCGCAGGCACAGGTTCAGGCAAAACTGAATCATTTCTTCTTCCCCTTTTTGCCTATCTTTCCCGCGAATCATCCAAGTGGGAAGCTCCAGGCACTCCAGACTCCCGTGTCAATAACTGGTGGAATGATACGCAATGGCAGAATTCCTGTATCGGTGATAACAAACGAATTCAGCACACTTATAGAATTCCTCAGCGCGGTCATGAAAAGCGTGAAGCAGCAGTTCGCGCACTTATTATTTATCCAATGAATGCTCTAGTTGAAGATCAGCTTACTAGGCTTCGAAAAGCTCTCGATTCAGATGATGCCAGAAAGTGGTTCCAGAATGATCGGCAAGGGAACAAGATATATTTCGGACGTTATAACAGTAGCACACCTATTCCAGGACATGAATTCACAAAACCTGGCAATCCAGATAAGAAGAGAATAGAAAAACTTACTAAATCTTTGAAGGAAATGGATTATGCTGCGAAAGCTGCCGAAAAACATTCCTTGGAAACTGGTGAAAATGATGCTAAATTCTATTTTCCAAGACTCGATGGTTCTGAAATGCGTTCCCGCTGGGATATGCAGGATTCACCACCCGACGTGTTAATAACAAACTTTTCAATGTTGAGCATTATGCTCATGCGCGAAGCAGATGAAGCAATCTTCGAGAAAACATGA